The Geobacter sp. AOG2 genome includes a window with the following:
- the ftsA gene encoding cell division protein FtsA: MSATKRDNLIVGLDIGTTKICAIVGNVTEDGIDIVGIGTSPSSGLRKGVVINIESTVASIRKAIDEAELMAGCEIKSVYAGIAGGHIKGINSQGVIAIKNREVAQEDVRRVIDAAKAIAIPMDREVIHILPQEFIIDEQDGIREPLGMSGVRLEAKVHIVTGAVASAQNIVKSCNRAGLDVADIVLEQLASSEAVLSADEKELGVCLVDIGGGTTDIAIFAEGAIKYTSVLSLGGNHLTNDIAVGLRTPMAEAEKIKQKYGCCLAALVGKDDKIEVPSVGGRKPRELSRNVLCEILGPRVEEIFTLVNREIIKSGLEDSIASGVVITGGSSILEGMPELAEQIFNLPVRRGVPQRIGGLVDVVNSPVYATGVGLIVYGSRNFGAREFPTSKSEDSIFGNAVRRMKTWFREFF, encoded by the coding sequence ATGTCAGCAACCAAAAGAGATAATTTGATTGTCGGTCTCGATATCGGCACTACCAAAATCTGTGCCATTGTGGGCAATGTCACAGAGGACGGCATCGACATCGTCGGCATCGGCACCAGCCCGTCCAGCGGCCTGCGCAAAGGCGTGGTAATCAACATCGAAAGCACGGTCGCCTCTATCCGCAAGGCCATCGACGAGGCAGAGCTGATGGCCGGCTGCGAGATAAAGTCGGTGTATGCCGGCATCGCCGGCGGCCACATCAAGGGGATCAACTCTCAGGGAGTGATCGCCATCAAGAACCGGGAGGTGGCCCAGGAAGACGTGCGACGGGTGATCGACGCCGCCAAGGCCATAGCCATCCCTATGGACCGTGAGGTTATCCACATCCTGCCACAGGAATTCATCATCGACGAACAAGACGGTATCCGCGAACCCCTCGGCATGAGCGGCGTACGCCTGGAGGCCAAGGTCCACATCGTCACCGGCGCCGTGGCCAGTGCCCAGAATATCGTCAAATCCTGCAACCGGGCCGGTCTGGATGTGGCTGACATCGTGCTGGAGCAGTTGGCATCCTCGGAAGCCGTTCTGTCGGCCGACGAAAAGGAATTGGGGGTCTGTCTGGTGGATATCGGCGGCGGCACTACCGACATCGCCATCTTCGCCGAAGGGGCCATCAAATATACGTCGGTGCTCTCTCTGGGGGGCAACCACCTGACCAACGACATCGCCGTCGGCCTGCGTACCCCAATGGCTGAGGCGGAAAAAATCAAGCAAAAGTACGGCTGCTGTCTCGCGGCTCTTGTGGGCAAGGACGACAAGATCGAGGTGCCCAGCGTCGGCGGCCGCAAGCCGCGTGAGTTGTCCCGCAATGTACTGTGTGAAATACTTGGCCCCCGCGTGGAAGAAATCTTCACGTTGGTAAATCGGGAGATTATAAAATCCGGACTGGAGGATTCCATTGCATCGGGTGTGGTCATCACCGGCGGTTCCAGCATCCTGGAGGGGATGCCCGAACTGGCCGAGCAGATCTTCAACCTGCCGGTGCGCCGCGGTGTGCCCCAGCGGATCGGCGGCCTGGTGGACGTGGTCAACTCGCCGGTCTACGCAACCGGCGTCGGACTAATCGTCTACGGTAGCCGCAACTTCGGCGCCCGGGAATTTCCCACCAGCAAGTCGGAGGACAGCATCTTCGGCAACGCCGTGCGGCGTATGAAAACATGGTTCAGGGAGTTTTTCTGA
- a CDS encoding cell division protein FtsQ/DivIB yields MRDFAASPYHRKKVTANKVKIQRQPLDLKKYLRPLGKATLGLSGAALACAMFFGIYRAFSSATFFRLKNVEVSNSRRLTRDEILAIAGAEPGRDLLRMNLKLMGEHLMQNPWIESVQIRRYLPDGLSIAVTEREPLAVVNMGFIYYLDTKGNIFKVLNQGDRLDYPVVTGFNEEDLNTDPAGTREALKATCDLLTILHEKGAFILADVSEIHYDKGYGFTMFTSSGALPVKIGSGDFAAKVDRFARIYRELMAQRSTLHYIDLDYNDKIVVKKG; encoded by the coding sequence ATGCGCGATTTCGCAGCCTCGCCATACCACCGTAAAAAGGTGACGGCCAACAAGGTCAAGATCCAGCGTCAACCGCTGGACCTGAAGAAGTACCTGCGTCCCTTGGGCAAGGCTACCCTTGGCCTGAGCGGTGCGGCGTTGGCCTGTGCGATGTTCTTCGGCATCTACCGGGCATTTTCCTCCGCAACCTTTTTCCGCCTCAAGAATGTGGAAGTTTCAAACTCCCGCCGACTGACCCGTGACGAGATCCTGGCCATCGCCGGCGCTGAACCGGGTCGCGACCTGCTGCGCATGAACCTGAAGCTGATGGGTGAACACCTCATGCAGAACCCCTGGATCGAATCGGTCCAGATCCGGCGCTACCTCCCGGACGGCCTTTCCATCGCCGTAACCGAGCGCGAACCGCTGGCCGTGGTCAACATGGGATTCATCTATTACCTGGATACCAAGGGTAACATTTTCAAGGTACTAAACCAAGGCGACCGCTTGGACTATCCGGTGGTAACCGGCTTCAACGAAGAGGATTTGAACACCGACCCGGCGGGAACCCGGGAGGCCCTCAAGGCCACCTGCGATCTGCTCACGATTTTGCACGAAAAAGGCGCATTTATCCTTGCAGATGTATCGGAGATTCATTACGATAAGGGCTATGGATTCACCATGTTTACCTCCTCCGGCGCACTTCCGGTGAAGATCGGATCCGGCGATTTCGCCGCGAAGGTGGACCGTTTTGCCCGCATCTACCGCGAACTAATGGCCCAACGGTCCACGTTGCACTACATCGATCTCGATTACAATGACAAGATCGTGGTAAAAAAGGGCTAA
- a CDS encoding D-alanine--D-alanine ligase, which yields MKGRRIGVLMGGLSAEREVSLNSGTAVHRALLAQGYDAVAIDVGRDLAAVLEREEVRAAFIALHGRYGEDGCIQGLLELMQIPYTGSGVLASALAMHKLFSKQTFTASGILTAPFRHFRRGETVRLAELPFGLPLVVKPVQEGSSVGISIVKEEQQLVPALELAFRHDNEILVEQYIKGQEVQVGILEDRPVGAIEIVPKGEFYDYEAKYTDGMAEHIFPARLAPALYEKALQTGLAAHRSLGCSGYSRVDLLVTAQEECYVLEVNTLPGMTALSLLPEIAAKGAGLSFEALVARIIDSATLSIKAD from the coding sequence ATGAAAGGCAGAAGAATAGGCGTCCTGATGGGGGGACTCTCGGCGGAGCGGGAGGTGTCTCTGAACAGCGGCACCGCCGTGCACCGGGCTCTACTCGCCCAGGGGTACGATGCCGTGGCCATCGACGTCGGCCGCGACCTGGCGGCTGTACTTGAACGTGAGGAGGTCCGGGCGGCCTTCATCGCCCTGCACGGTCGCTATGGCGAAGACGGCTGCATACAAGGCCTGCTGGAGCTGATGCAAATTCCCTATACCGGTTCTGGGGTCTTGGCCAGCGCTTTGGCCATGCACAAGCTCTTCAGTAAGCAGACCTTCACAGCCAGCGGCATCCTGACGGCTCCCTTCCGCCATTTCCGGAGGGGCGAAACGGTACGGCTTGCAGAACTCCCCTTCGGCCTCCCCCTGGTGGTCAAGCCGGTGCAGGAGGGTTCTTCGGTGGGGATCTCCATCGTCAAGGAGGAGCAACAGCTGGTGCCGGCCCTTGAACTGGCCTTCCGCCACGACAACGAGATTCTGGTAGAGCAGTATATCAAGGGGCAGGAAGTGCAGGTCGGCATTCTGGAGGACCGCCCCGTCGGCGCCATCGAGATCGTCCCAAAGGGAGAATTCTACGATTACGAGGCCAAGTATACCGATGGCATGGCCGAACACATTTTCCCGGCACGCCTGGCCCCGGCATTGTACGAAAAGGCGCTGCAAACCGGCCTGGCGGCCCATCGTTCACTGGGATGCAGCGGGTACAGCCGGGTGGACCTGCTCGTCACCGCACAGGAGGAGTGTTATGTTTTGGAGGTCAACACCCTGCCCGGCATGACCGCCCTCTCGCTCCTACCGGAGATCGCCGCCAAAGGCGCCGGGCTCTCCTTTGAAGCGTTGGTGGCACGTATCATCGATTCGGCAACACTCTCAATCAAGGCAGACTGA
- the murB gene encoding UDP-N-acetylmuramate dehydrogenase produces MSKHTSLKVGGTADLYAEPEDTDDLLTLMRSLKEHQAPWMAIGRGYNLLVRDGGIRGAVISLARFNRINEVGERLIRAEAGAENLALVRFAQERGLGGIGYISGIPGTVGGAVKMNAGAYGSGVLERLESLTLLLGDTVTEYRREELDYGYRHLTLPVGAIVLAALFRLTECDPQETEEEIRKDTELRRSKHNVGFPSAGSFFKNPAGQAAWRLIDRAGLRGAVVGGAQVSEMHSNFLINRGGATAADFLELAKRVKDAVFKTSGVELEEEVRIVGEEP; encoded by the coding sequence ATGAGCAAGCACACCTCTCTCAAGGTGGGAGGGACAGCCGACCTGTACGCAGAACCGGAGGACACGGACGACCTGCTGACACTGATGCGAAGTCTGAAGGAGCATCAGGCACCCTGGATGGCCATCGGCCGGGGTTACAACCTGCTGGTGCGGGACGGCGGCATTCGGGGAGCGGTAATCTCGCTGGCGCGCTTCAACCGGATCAATGAAGTGGGTGAGCGGCTGATCCGGGCTGAAGCCGGGGCGGAGAATCTGGCATTGGTGCGCTTCGCCCAGGAACGGGGCCTGGGGGGCATCGGTTACATCTCCGGCATCCCCGGCACGGTGGGGGGAGCCGTCAAGATGAATGCCGGTGCCTACGGCTCGGGGGTCCTGGAGCGGCTGGAATCCCTGACCCTTCTGTTGGGGGACACGGTTACCGAGTACCGCAGGGAGGAACTGGATTACGGCTATCGTCATCTGACATTGCCCGTAGGGGCGATCGTGCTGGCTGCCCTGTTCAGGCTCACCGAATGCGACCCGCAGGAGACCGAGGAGGAGATCCGCAAGGATACGGAACTGCGGCGTTCAAAGCACAATGTGGGTTTTCCCAGTGCCGGGTCGTTTTTCAAGAACCCTGCCGGCCAGGCCGCCTGGCGACTGATTGACCGGGCCGGCCTGCGCGGCGCCGTTGTGGGAGGAGCCCAGGTGTCGGAGATGCATAGCAATTTCCTGATCAACCGGGGTGGGGCAACGGCAGCCGACTTCCTTGAACTGGCCAAAAGGGTCAAGGATGCGGTCTTCAAAACCTCCGGCGTCGAGCTTGAGGAAGAGGTCAGGATCGTAGGAGAGGAACCATGA
- the murC gene encoding UDP-N-acetylmuramate--L-alanine ligase, with product MYGKIERIHFVGIGGIGMSGIAEVLINLGYKVSGSDLRSSDTTERLASLGAEIGIGHKAENLKSSDVVVISSAVHDDNPEVVEAKRLHVPVIPRAEMLAELMRMKYGIAIAGTHGKTTTTSMAASILGHAGIDPTIVIGGKLNAIGTNARLGQGQFLVAEADESDGSFLVLSPTIAVVTNIDADHLDHYSGGIDEIKDTFVEFINKVPFYGLAVLCLDDKNIREILPLVKKRYMTYGLSSQADIRATHVRHDGFSTSFVAHYKGYRLGEITFPMPGSHNVLNAMACIAVALELDIPFAAIQEGFAAFGGVGRRFTVKGEPRGIMVVDDYGHHPAEIKATLAAARQGWPERRIIAAFQPHRYSRTHELFNEFVTAFYDADVLVLTDVYAAGEQPIEGANAERLSQEIRRHGQKDVTYIADRELIPEHLAGIVKEGDIVITLGAGSIWQQGEALVKRLEA from the coding sequence ATGTACGGAAAAATTGAAAGAATCCACTTCGTCGGTATCGGCGGCATCGGCATGAGCGGCATCGCCGAGGTGCTCATCAACTTGGGCTACAAAGTGTCCGGTTCCGACCTGCGCAGTTCCGACACCACGGAACGCCTCGCCTCCCTGGGGGCCGAGATCGGCATCGGACACAAGGCCGAAAACCTGAAAAGCAGCGATGTGGTTGTGATCTCCTCGGCCGTGCATGACGACAATCCCGAGGTAGTGGAGGCCAAGCGGCTGCACGTGCCGGTCATTCCCCGGGCCGAGATGCTGGCAGAGTTGATGCGCATGAAATACGGCATCGCTATCGCCGGCACCCACGGCAAGACAACCACCACCTCCATGGCCGCCTCGATCCTGGGCCATGCCGGCATCGACCCCACCATCGTCATCGGTGGCAAACTGAACGCCATCGGTACTAACGCCCGACTCGGACAGGGGCAGTTTCTAGTAGCCGAGGCCGACGAATCGGACGGTTCCTTCCTGGTGCTCTCGCCCACAATCGCCGTGGTGACCAATATCGATGCCGACCATCTGGACCACTATTCCGGCGGCATCGACGAGATCAAGGACACCTTTGTGGAGTTCATCAACAAGGTGCCGTTCTACGGTTTGGCCGTGCTCTGCCTGGATGACAAGAACATCCGCGAAATTCTGCCGCTGGTGAAGAAGCGCTATATGACCTATGGCCTCTCCTCCCAAGCCGACATCCGCGCCACCCATGTCAGGCACGACGGTTTCAGCACCTCCTTCGTGGCCCATTACAAGGGGTACCGGCTGGGGGAGATTACCTTTCCCATGCCCGGTTCCCATAACGTGCTCAACGCCATGGCTTGCATTGCGGTGGCTCTGGAACTGGACATACCGTTTGCCGCCATCCAGGAGGGTTTCGCCGCCTTCGGCGGGGTGGGCAGACGCTTCACCGTCAAGGGAGAACCCCGCGGGATTATGGTGGTGGACGACTACGGGCACCACCCGGCCGAGATCAAGGCGACCCTGGCGGCGGCGCGCCAGGGGTGGCCGGAACGGCGCATCATCGCGGCCTTCCAGCCCCATCGCTACAGCCGTACCCACGAGCTGTTCAATGAGTTCGTCACTGCTTTCTACGACGCCGACGTGCTGGTTCTGACCGACGTGTATGCCGCCGGCGAACAGCCGATCGAAGGCGCGAACGCCGAACGGCTTTCCCAAGAGATCCGGCGCCATGGCCAGAAAGACGTCACCTATATCGCTGACCGTGAGTTGATCCCCGAACACTTGGCCGGAATCGTCAAGGAAGGGGACATCGTCATAACCCTCGGGGCCGGGAGCATCTGGCAGCAGGGTGAGGCGTTGGTCAAGCGGCTGGAGGCATGA
- the murG gene encoding undecaprenyldiphospho-muramoylpentapeptide beta-N-acetylglucosaminyltransferase has protein sequence MRLLIAGGGTGGHLFPGIAVAEEFLARDSANEVLFVGTERGIEARAVPAAGYRLELISAAGIRGKGGLSQVKGLSMMLYGYAQSRKILKKWRPDMVLGVGGYASLPMVLAARGMQIPCSIHEQNAIPGLTNRLLAKFADRVFITLDESTRFFPTDKTLLTGNPLRRQILDVVAGQNPPNLATIPLQQSDSEENAPFRLFIFGGSQGAHAINMAMLAALPHLERYAARLEITHQTGEKDADEVAAAYRKHGFNAAVMPFIQDMAAAYQPANLVICRAGATTIAEVTACGKACLFIPFPHAVDDHQRRNAEAFLKKGAGFMLLERELSGERLAGIIHELAENPETVRRAGALAFGLARLDAAKIIVDEMMKKL, from the coding sequence ATGAGACTGCTGATTGCCGGCGGCGGCACCGGCGGCCACCTCTTCCCCGGCATCGCCGTAGCCGAGGAATTCCTCGCTCGTGACTCGGCCAACGAGGTGCTGTTCGTCGGTACCGAGCGGGGTATCGAGGCCCGCGCCGTCCCGGCAGCAGGTTACCGGTTGGAGCTGATTTCGGCGGCGGGCATTCGCGGCAAGGGTGGCTTGAGCCAGGTCAAGGGTCTATCGATGATGCTCTACGGTTACGCTCAATCCCGCAAAATCCTGAAAAAATGGCGCCCCGACATGGTGCTGGGCGTGGGGGGCTACGCCTCGCTGCCTATGGTACTGGCGGCCCGCGGCATGCAGATACCCTGCTCCATCCACGAACAGAACGCCATCCCCGGCCTCACCAACCGCTTGCTGGCAAAATTCGCCGATCGGGTATTCATTACCCTGGACGAGTCGACCCGTTTTTTCCCCACAGATAAGACGCTCTTGACCGGCAACCCGCTGCGGCGGCAGATTCTGGACGTGGTGGCGGGACAGAATCCCCCCAATCTTGCGACTATCCCGCTTCAACAAAGCGACAGCGAGGAGAATGCACCCTTTCGCCTCTTCATCTTCGGCGGCAGCCAGGGGGCCCACGCCATCAATATGGCCATGCTCGCGGCACTGCCCCACCTGGAGCGCTATGCAGCAAGATTGGAGATTACCCACCAGACCGGCGAAAAGGATGCGGACGAGGTGGCTGCGGCATATCGCAAGCACGGTTTTAATGCTGCCGTGATGCCGTTCATCCAAGACATGGCTGCGGCATACCAGCCAGCCAACCTGGTAATCTGCCGCGCCGGGGCCACAACCATCGCCGAGGTGACAGCTTGCGGCAAGGCCTGCCTCTTCATCCCCTTTCCCCACGCGGTGGATGACCACCAGCGCAGGAATGCGGAGGCATTCCTTAAGAAGGGGGCCGGATTCATGCTGCTGGAACGGGAGTTGTCGGGGGAGCGGTTGGCCGGAATCATCCACGAGCTGGCCGAGAACCCCGAGACGGTGCGCCGCGCCGGGGCGTTAGCTTTCGGACTGGCCCGGTTGGACGCGGCTAAAATTATCGTGGACGAGATGATGAAGAAACTATAA